In Euphorbia lathyris chromosome 10, ddEupLath1.1, whole genome shotgun sequence, a single genomic region encodes these proteins:
- the LOC136208725 gene encoding uncharacterized protein, with translation MMNSTNGMISASSASGNTQSPGLKTYFKTPEGRYKLHYEKTHPSGLLHYAHGKTVTQVTVANLNKAAPSTPTASASSFTASSGVRSAAARLLGAGNGSRALSFVGGNGGNKSVSSTSRIGSLGASSSNHSLINPNFDGKGTYLIFNVGDAIFISDLNSQDKDPIKSIHFSNSNPVCHAFDPDAKDGHDLLIGLNSGDVYSVSLRQQLQDVGKKLVGAQHYNKDGSVNNSRCTSVAWVPGGDGSFVVAHSDGNLYVYEKSKDGAGDSSFPAVKDPSQFCVAHARYSKSNPIARWHICQGSVNSIAFSTDGAYLATVGRDGYLRVFDYSKEQLTCGGKSYYGALLCCAWSMDGKYILTGGEDDLVQVWSMEDRKVVAWGEGHNSWVSGVAFDSYWSAPNSDGTGENIMYRFGSVGQDTQLLLWDLEMDEIVVPLRRCPPGGSPTFSTGSQSSHWDNVVPIGTLQPAPSMRDVPKISPLVAHRVHTEPLSGLTFTPESVLTVCREGHIKVWMRPGPAESPSSNSETVLCSSLKDKPSLSSKTSSSSSYKQ, from the exons ATGATGAATTCCACCAACGGCATGATTTCGGCGTCATCGGCATCCGGAAACACTCAGTCGCCGGGTCTAAAGACGTATTTCAAAACCCCTGAGGGGCGTTATAAGCTTCACTATGAGAAGACTCATCCTTCCGGTCTGCTTCATTATGCCCATGGCAAAACCGTTACTCAG GTAACGGTAGCTAATCTCAACAAGGCGGCCCCATCAACCCCGACAGCATCAGCTTCGAGTTTCACTGCTAGCAGTGGTGTGCGATCAGCTGCAGCCAGGTTGTTGGGGGCTGGCAATGGAAGCCGAGCACTTAGTTTTGTTGGAGGAAATGGTGGGAATAAAAGTGTTAGTAGCACTAGTAGGATTGGATCATTGGGTGCTTCAAGTTCGAATCATTCATTGATTAATCCAAACTTTGATGGTAAAGGAACTTACTTGATCTTTAATGTGGGGGATGCAATCTTTATAAGTGATTTAAACTCTCAAGATAAG GATCCAATAAAATCTATACATTTTAGCAACTCAAACCCTGTGTGCCATGCCTTTGATCCAGATGCTAAGGATGGCCATGATTTGCTTATTGGGTTGAATTCTGGTGATG TGTACTCAGTGTCACTGAGACAGCAATTACAGGATGTTGGAAAGAAGCTTGTTGGGGCACAGCATTATAATAAGGACGGTTCTGTTAACAACAG CCGTTGTACAAGTGTAGCATGGGTGCCTGGAGGTGATGGTTCTTTTGTGGTTGCTCATTCTGATGGGAATTTGTATGTGTATGAGAAG AGTAAGGATGGTGCAGGTGATTCTTCATTTCCTGCCGTTAAAGATCCAAGTCAATTTTGTGTTGCACATGCACGTTATAGTAAG AGTAATCCTATTGCCAGGTGGCATATTTGCCAAGGTTCCGTTAATAGCATTGCTTTCTCTACCGATGGTGCCTACTTAGCAACTGTTGGAAGAGATG GTTATTTACGAGTTTTTGACTATTCAAAAGAGCAACTTACTTGTGGTGGGAAAAGTTATTACGGTGCTCTACTATGTTGTGCTTGGAG TATGGATGGGAAATACATTTTGACGGGAGGTGAAGATGATTTAGTTCAAGTATGGAGTATGGAAGATCGAAAGGTTGTGGCATGGGGTGAAGGGCATAACTCATGG GTAAGCGGAGTGGCTTTTGATTCATATTGGTCAGCTCCAAATTCAGATGGTACTGGAGAAAATATAATGTACCGGTTTGGATCTGTTGGTCAG GACACTCAATTGCTTTTGTGGGACTTAGAAATGGATGAGATTGTTGTTCCGTTGCGTCGATGTCCCCCTGGTGGATCTCCCACTTTCAGTACAGGAAGTCAATCTTCACATTGGGACAATGTTGTCCCAATTGGTACTCTGCAACCTGCTCCAAGCATGCGAGACGTACCGAAGATTTCCCCACTAGTCGCACATCGTGTTCACACCGAACCCCTTTCCGGCTTGACATTCACCCCGGAATCTGTTCTTACAGTGTGTCGAGAGGGCCACATAAAAGTCTGGATGAGACCTGGCCCTGCAGAAAGTCCATCCAGCAATTCTGAGACTGTTTTATGTAGCAGCTTAAAAGACAAGCCTTCGTTATCTAGCAAGACAAGCAGCAGTTCTAGTTATAAGCAATGA